The genomic region TCGCCGGCGTGGACCATCTGGTCCAGGCTCAGGTCGACCAGGCCGCCCCAGCAGTAGTCGATGCGTACGCCGTCGAGCTGCGGGAACACCGAGAGCATGCCCTTGCGCAGGATGCGGCCGCTCTTCGCGTCGGACTCCGGACTGGACATCGCGAACCGGGCCCGCCCGCCGAACAGCAGCCGGTTGTCCGGCGTGATGCGGAAGTAGTACAGGAGGTTCTTGGAGTCGGACGCCATGCGGCGGGTGGGCATCAGTTCGTCGACGACCTCCTGCCGCAGCGGCTCGGTCACGATGATGAAGCTGCCGACCGGGACGATGCGGTTCCGCAGCCAGCGGAACGGAGAGCCGGTGTAGCCGCTGGTGGCGACCAGCACCTTGTCGGCGCGCAGGGTGCCGGCGGGTGTGGTCAGCTCGTGCACGGTGCCGCTGATCCGGCGGGCTTTCGTCACCGGGGCCTTCTCGTGGATGGTCACACCGAGACCGGCGGCGGCCTCGCCCAGGCCGCGCACGAACTTGCCGACATGCAGACCGGCGCCCTGGGGATCGGCCATGGCTCCGTGGTAGTAGTCGGATCCGATCTCGGACCTGAGGTCCTTCTTCGGGACCAACTGGGTCTCGTAGCCGATGAGTTCGGCCAGCGCGTCGTGGGTGCGCGCCAGCCGCTCGAAGTGCGCGGGCTTGGCGGCGAGATTCAGCTTTCCGGTCCGCGCGAAGTCGCAGTCGATGCCTTCCTCGACCACCAGCTTCTCGACGGTGTCGATCGCGTCGTTGTACGCCAGATAGAGCGCCTTGGCGGTCGGGATGCCGTAGCGGGCCACGGCCGTGAGGAATCCGATGGCCAGCCCCGTGGTGCACATGCCGCCGTTGCGTCCTGAGGCGCCCCAGCCGACGGTCTGCTGCTCCAGCACGGTGACCTGGGCCCCTTTGCGGGCCAGGTGGACGGCGGCCGACAGGCCGGTCAGCCCGGCGCCGACGATCGCCACGTCCGTACGGCCGCCGACCTCCACCGCCGTACGGTCCGGGCCGGCCGGGGCGGTGTCCAGCCAGTAGGGAACGGGCTTCACGGCGCTCACAGCCCGAGCAGGGCGGGGAGTTCGGACAGGAACTTGACCTCGTGGTAGCCGTAGTACGGCACGCTCGGCTCGTAACCCCGGTTGACGTAGACCTTGTTGAGGATCCGCAGGTCGTGCGCGGGGATGAGGTCGTAGCGCAGACTTGAGGAGACGTGCAGGATCTCGTCGGGGCCGCAGCCGAGTCGGCCGAGCATGTACTCGAACGCCTGGAGACGCGGCTTGTACGCCCGTGCCTGTTCGGCGGTGTACACCGCGTGGAACGGTGCGCCCAGCTTCTCGACGTTGCCGCCGATCTGGTCGTCGGCGGCGTTGGAGAGGATGACGAGCGGGTAGCTCTCGGCGAGCGTGCGCAGCGCGTCCGGGACGTCGGGGTGCGGGCCCCAGGTGGGTACGGCGGCGACGATCTGCTCGCCGTCCGTGTCGCGGTACTCCACCTTCCACAGGGCACACGCCCGCCGCAGGGCGCTCTTGATGACGTCGGGGTAGAACTGGTAGGCGCCCAGCACCTCGTCGATGCGGTATGCCTCGAAGTCGTCGAGGAAGTCCTCCATGCGGTCCGCGTCGACGCGGTCGGCGAACAGAGTGCGGGTGAGGGCGGACATCCCGAAGGCGGTCAGCGTGCCGTAGCAGTCGAAGGTGATGTACTTGGGCTGGAAGTCGATCACGACGAACTCCTTTGCGTCAGCGGGGGGTTACTTGCCGACGGACAGGCCGGCGGTGAGCGAGTAGTACGGGTGGACCGCGTAGCCCTTGACTCCGGAGGCGACGGCGACCGACTCCGTCTCATGGACGAGGAAGACGTCCACGGCGCGAGCCTGGAGTGCGGCGGCGACCTGCGCGTAGTCGGCGTACCGGGCCTTGGCGTCCTTGGTGGAGGCCGCCTTCCGGATGAGGGCGTCGATCTTCGGGTCGCAGAAGTGCGAGAGGTTGTAGCCGCCCTTGCACGTGTAGTCCGCGGTCAGGTAGCCGAGCGGGTCGGGCATGTCACCGAGGTGGTTGCGGGAGAGCAGAGTTGCCTGGAAGTCGCCGGAGAGGAGGTCCGGTTCCACCGAGGCGTAGTCGGCGGTCTTGATCGTCACCCGCACGCCTATGGCCTTGAGCTGCTGCTGGATGACGGCGGCGAGGTCGGCGAAGCCGGGCCCCTCGTTGTAGGCGATCAGCTGCATCTTGACGGACGCCGGGTCGACCCCGGCCTTGGCCAGCAGCGACTTGGCTTTCGCCACATCGGCCCGCACGGCGTCCGAGCCGTCGGGGGTGTAGGGCTCGCCGGGGGCGAAGGGGCCGACCGCCGGTCGTGCCGCTCCCGGGTAGACGGCGTCGGTGATCGCCTTGGTGTCGATCGCCGCCTGGATCGCCTGCCGTACCTCCGTCCTGTCGAACGGCGCCTTCTTGTTGTTGAGGACCAACTCGGTGGTCCGGGGCAGCTCCTGTGTCCGCACCGACGCACCGCTGCCGCCCTTGAGATCCTGGACGCTCGCGACGGGAATCTTCCTGGCGATCTGAGCCTCGCCGGTCTGCACCTGCGTGGCGCGCTTGGCGCCGTCGGCGATGAACCGCACTTCGGCGGAGGCCAGTTTCACCGAGCCGCCCCAGTAGGACGTGTTGCGCTTGAGGTCGACCGCCTGCTGGGGGATCACCTTGGTGATCCGGAAGGGGCCGGTACAGGTCCCCTTGGGATCGATCGACGAGCCGGTGTACGCCTTCGGAGCCAGGATCCCGGTGTTGGGGGCGGCGAGGCGGTAGGGCAGGAGGGCGTCCGGGGCGACGGTCGTGATCTTCACCGTCGAGTCGCCAACCGCTTCGACCCCGGCGATCGCCTCGGGCGAGAACGCGGATACGGGTGCCTTCGCGCCGAGTCCGTGCTTCAGGGCGCCGGCGACAGCTGAGGCGTTGAGGGGGGTGCCGTCCTGGAACTTCACATCCTGTCGAAGCGTGATGTCCCAGGTCTTCGGTGCGGACTGGGTCCATGACTCGGCGAGCATCGGCTTCAGCGAGCCGCTCGTGTCGTACTTCGCCAAGGTCTCCAGGCAGCCCAACTTGCTGAGTACGAAGGCGTCGTCCGTCTCCAGGGCCCAGTTGGCCACCGGCCCGAACGGTTCGTCGATCACGATGCTCCGGGCACCGGTGCTGCCGCTGCCGCCGGTCGAATTCCCACCCCCCATGCCGCAGGCCGCGAGGGACAGGGTCAGGGCCGTCAATTCACAGGTCAAGCGAAGTCTCTTCATGAATCTCACTCATCCGATTGGGATGGAACGGGATTCCCCCACCTGCTGGGCACCCGGACCGGTGGTCGTTGCTTCATGGCCCGGGTGATGGCTCTTGGTGTTCGAAGGTACGGAGACCTCTGCGGGTTGTCGATATGTTGTTGACGATATTTTGTAAACAACGCATTGCCTGGAGTTGTCCGGCGAATCCTTACGCTCCGGCACCGGAGGAGAGGGTAAAAGGGCAGCTCAGAAGCTGCGTTGCTCGTCAACTGCCCGTTGAATGCGGGCAATTGACGAAAGCGGCGCACGGCTGGCCCGAAGCGCGTTGGGGTGCAAGGAAGCGCACGCCGAAAGCGCCCGGGGCCACTGCTCCGTGCGGCCGGGATGAACTCTTGCTGATGCGGTTAAATGCTGCCGATGCTCCTAGTTCGGATAATTCAGATGTGCGCGAGCTTGGAGAGAGGGTTCTCCGGTTCGGTCTTGGCGGAGGGGTCCGTGTGCACCAAGGCCGCAGTCAGACGGGGCACGGCGTTGATGAGGGCGTGCTCGACCTCGGCGGCCACTTCGTGTGCCTCGTGCAGGTTCAGGTCGCCGTCCACTTCGATGGTGACCTCCGCCCGTAGCTGGTGCCCGATCCAGCGCATCCGCAACTCCGTCACGGCGTGCACTCCGGGTACGTCGTTCACGGCGGCCTCGCCCGTGTCGATCAGTGCCGGGTCGACGGAGTCCATCAGCCGGCGGAAGACCTCGCGCGCGGCGTCCTTGAGGACCAGCAGGATGGCGGCGGTGATGGCCAGGCCGACGATCGGGTCGGCCAGTCGCCAGCCGAGCGCCGCTCCGCCCGCCCCGATCAGAACGGCCAGCGAGGTGAAGCCGTCGGTCCGTGCGTGCAGACCGTCGGCGACCAGTGCGGCCGAACCGATCTTCCGGCCGATGCGGATGCGGTACCGGGCCACCCACTCGTTGCCGATGAACCCGACAACCGCCGCGACCGCGACGACGGACAGGTGCGAGATGTCCTGGGGGTTCAACAGCCGTTCGATGGCCTGATAGGCGGCCAGGGCCGCCGAGGCGGCGATGGTCAGGACGATGGCGATGCCCGCCAGGTCCTCCGCGCGGCCGTAACCGTAGGTGAACCGGCGGTTCGCCGCCCGTCGGCCGAGGATGAAGGCCACCCCCAGCGGCAGTGCGGTCAGCGCGTCGGCGGCGTTGTGAATGGTGTCGCCGAGCAGTGCCACCGACCCGGACAGGGCGACGACCACTACCTGGAAGAGCGCGGTCGCGCCCAGGACGCCGAGGGAGATCCACAGCGCGCGCATCCCCTCGGCCGATGACTCCATCGCGGAGTCGAGCTTGTCGGCCGCCTCGTGCGAGTGCGGCTTCACCATGTGCGCCATCTGGTGCTTCCACTGAGACCAGCGGCCCGTGCCGTGGTCATGGCTGTGGTCATGGTCATGGTCATGGCCGCGATCGTGGCTGTGGTTGCCGCTCTCGGGGTCATGATCGTGCCCCGCGTGGCTGTGATCGTGGCCATCGTGATCGTGGTCGTGTCCGACTTCATGACCCGACTCGTGGGCATCCGCGCGGCCTTGCGTCGAGGCAGGAGGGTGGGGGTGCTCATGGCGGGCGTTCACGTATGGCTCACCTCTCAGGAGTGTCGCGACAGGGTGGGCGCCGGAAGCACCCAACTATCATTATGTGCATACTCTTGCACCAATGCACCTGTTGGATCGCACGAACAACCTCCGCCGTCTGCTCAACGGCGCGCCCGAGTTGTCGCGAGCAGGCGACCGACCAGCGTCTCTTCGCTGAAGGTGGGCGTCATTCCGATCCGGCTCGGGCGCTGAATCGGTTCGTATGTGCGCGCTCGCATCGCAGCAACCGGGACGGATCGGCCCGCCCGCCGACGTGGCGCTCTACGATGGGTCCATGTCGGCGAGCAAAGAGTCATCCACTGCAACTGCGTCCGAATTGCAGGCGCACCGCGGTGGCGCCGCGCAGTTCGCCGCGGCGGCCAACGTTTTCGCTCTGCTCTCCGACCCCACCAGGCTGCATCTGGTCTGGACCCTCGCCAAAGGCGAGGCCGACGTCAACACACTCACCGAGGCCAGCGGAGCGGCCCGTCCGGCGGTGAGCCAGCATCTGGCCAAGCTCCGCCTCTCCGGTCTGGTCGAGATGCGCAAGGTCGGGCGCCGCTCCGTCTACGCCCTGCGCGACGGGCACGTGCGCCGCCTCGTCGTCGAGGCCATCAGCCATGCGGACCACATGGTCACCGGAGCGCCGCCGCACGACTGAGGATCCAGCCTTGGTCGCGAGGTCGTACCTGTGCTGCGGGATGCCGGGGAGTTGCTGGAACGGCGGGTGGCGGCCTTGGCCGCTCCGGAGCCGGAAGCCGAGGAGGCCGGTGCGGCCGTCGGCTCCGCCAATCAGTTGATCTCTGTGCGGGGCGCGGATCCGTCCTCCGGGGCCGCTGGGACGATTCCGCCCATGGCTCCCGAGGCAGGCACTGCTGAGAGTTCGGCAACGGCTCGAATCGTTCTGCTGACACTCTCGGCCGGTCAGTTCCTGATGGCGCTCGACAGCTCGGTCATGAACGTCTCGATCGCGACGGTGGCCGAAGACGTGGGCACGACGGTGACGGGTATCCAAGGCGCCATCACGGCCTACACCCTCGTGATGGCGATGTTCATGATCCCCGGCGGCAAGGTCGGCGCGCTGATCGGCCGCAAACGCGCGTTCACGATCGGCTGCGTCATCTACGGCTGCGGCTCCCTCACCACGGCGCTGGCACCGAACCTGCCCGTGCTGCTGCTCGGCTGGTCGTTCCTCGAAGGGATCGGAGCGGCACTCATCCTGCCCGCGATCGTGGCGCTCGTGGCCGGCAACTTCGCCACCGAACGCCGTCCCGCCGCCTACGGACTCGTCGCGGCCGCAGGGGCCGTGGCGATCGCGGTCGGACCGCTCATCGGGGGTGTCGCGACGACGTACTTCTCCTGGCGATGGGTCTTCGCCGGTGAGGTCCTGCTCGTGCTCGGCATCCTGGTGCTCGCCCGCCGCATCGCCGACGTGCCGAGCGACGAACGTCCGCGCATCGATCTCGTCGGCGTGGTGCTCTCCGCCGCGGGGCTCGGGATCTTCGTCTACGGCGTGCTCCGCTCGGACGAATGGGGCTGGTTCCGGCCGAAGCCCGACGCGCCTTCATGGCTCGGGGTCTCGCTGGTCGTGTGGCTGATGCTGGCAGGTCTGCTTCTGATCTGGCTCTTCCTGCGCTGGGAGGCCCGCATGGTGAAGCGGCACAGGGAACCACTCATCGACCCGGCCATGCTGCACAACAAGCAGCTCAGCGGCGGACTCACGATGTTCTTCTTCCAGTACCTCGTGCAAATGGGCGTCTTCTTCGTCGTACCGCTCTATCTGTCGGTGGCGCTGGGCCTGTCCGCACTCAAGACCGGTGCCCACATCCTGCCGCTCTCCGTGACACTGCTGGCGGCCGCGATCCTGATCCCGCGCTTCTTGCCGAATGTCTCGCCGCGGCGGGTGGTACGGCTGGGGATCCTCGCGATGCTCGCGGGCGCGGTGGCCCTGATGGCCGCGCTCGACGCGGACGCCGGCGCGGAAATCGTCACCATCCCCCTGCTGTTGATCGGGCTCGGCATGGGCGCGCTGGCGTCCCAGCTCGGTTCGGTCACCGTGTCCGCGGTGCCTGAGGCACAGAGCGCGGAAGTCGGCGGCGTCCAGAACGCCGCCACCAACCTCGGCGCCTCGATCGGTACGGCACTCGCCGGGTCGATCATGATCGCCGCGCTCACGTCTTCGTTCCTGACCAGCGTGGAGCAGAATCCGGCAGTCCCGGCCGAGGTCAAGAGCCAGGCGACCGTCGAACTCGAAAGCGGCGTACCGTTCTTGTCCGACGCCCAGCTCAAGACCGCCCTCGACGAGGCGGGCACGAGCACGGAGGTGACTCAGGCGGCACTCGACGCGAACGCCGCCGCCAGACTCGACGGTCTGCGCGCCGCACTCGCCATCCTCGCCTTCACCGCTCTCCTCGCACTGTTCTTCACCCACAGGATCCCGAAGACCCAGCCCCGGTCGACGGAGCCATAGCGGCGGCGTACGGCGTTCTTCGCGGCCGGGGACCCGTCGGCCGATGCTCCGCCCATACCGGCACGCAGGTACTCCGCGCTCACCCGGCATCCCCACAAGCGCAGCCGGATGAACGGCGGGAACGCCGGCGGCCCGTAGCCCGACTGTGTGACGTGCCGCGCCGAAATAGGCGGCACCGCGTGCCGGTTGGTCTCGCCCGCGCGGCAGGGTGCTTTCGTCTGGTGGCCGAGTGTGCGATGGCTCCTGTGTCTGTCCTGGCGGGCCGGCCGAGCCCCGGCCTATCTCATGCGCGTCGCCCCTTTCCTGAGGGCGTACCGTCCGAATCGCCCAAGGAGAGATCGTGGTGGCAGCGAAAGTCGAGAACCGCGGGACGGCGTCCGCGCAGCTTCTCAGGGGCCAGAAGGCGCTGGTGACCGGTGCCAACTCGGGCATCGGCCTGGCGACCGCCGTTGCCCTGGGCCGGGCCGGGGCGGACGTCGTGGTGAACTACGTCGTCGGTGCGCACGAGGCAGAGAACGTCGTGAAGGAGATCGAGGGCTTCGGGGTCCGCGCCTACGCCCACGAGGCCGACGTGTCCGACGAGGACCAGGTGACCGCCATGGTCGCGCGGATGGTCGAGGAGTTCGGCACCATCGACATCATGGTGGCCAACGCGGGCCTCCAGCGGGACGCGGCCCTGACGGAGATGACACTCGCCCAGTGGCAGAAGGTCATCGACGTCAACCTGACCGGCCAGTTCCTGTGCGCGCGGGAGGCCGCCAAGGAGTTCATGCGGCGCGGCGTGGTGGAGGAGGTCTCCCGGTCGGCGGGAAAGATCATCTGCATGAGCTCGGTCCACCAGATCGTCCCGTGGGCGGGGCACGTGAACTACGCCTCCTCCAAGGGCGGTGTGGGCATGCTGATGCAGACACTCGCCCAGGAGCTGGCCCCCCAGCGGATCAGGGTCAACGCGGTCGCGCCCGGCGCCATCCGCACGCCGATCAACCGCGACGCCTGGTCCACCCCCGAGGCCGAGGCCGAGCTCCTCAAGCTGATCCCGTACCGCCGCGTGGGCGACCCGGACGACATCGCCAACGCCGTCGTCGCCATGGCGTCCGACCTGCTCGACTACGTCGTCGGCGCCACCCTCTACGTCGACGGCGGAATGACGCTCTTCCCCGGCTTCGCCACCGGAGGCTGATCTCCGATGCAGGATCACATCACGCCCCGCCGGGTGGTGATCCTGGGCGGGGGGTTCGCCGGACTGTTCGCCGCCCGTGCCCTGCGGAAGTCACCGGTCGCGGTGACCGTGGTCGACCGCCGCGCCCACCACCTCTTCCAGCCGCTGCTGTACCAGTGCGCCTCCGGAATCCTGTCCGAGGGGCAGATCGCCCAACCGCTGCGCGGGGTCCTGCGGCGCCACCACAATGTGCGCTGCGTGCTGGCCGAAGCCACCGACGTGGATGCCGGCGCCCGGCTGGTCCACGCCCGGCGACCCGAGGGCGGAGCCGTCGAGCTGCCGTACGACGATCTGATCGTCGCGGTCGGCATGCGCCAGTCCTACTTCGGGCACGACGAGTTCGCCACGTACGCCCCCGGCATGAAGACCCTGAACGACGCCCTCGACATCCGCCGACGGATCTACCGGGCGTTCGAGATGGCCGAAACGGCAGCGGACGACGGCGAACGGCAACAGTGGCTCACCTTCGCGCTCGTCGGCGGCGGCCCGACCGGTGTCGAACTCGCGGGACAGATCCGGGAGATCGCCGGCCACACGCTCGACCGGGAGTTCCAGAGGATCGATTCCGCCAAGGCCCGGGTGCTGCTTTTCGAGGGGTCCGACGCGGTGCTGGGCGCGTTCGGCCCTCCGCTGGCCCACCGTGCGGCCCGAACCCTGCGGCACCTCGGCGTCGAGCTCCACCTGGGCACGATGGTCACCGACATCGACGCGCACGGCCTGACGGTACGAGACCACGACGGCAGGACGACCCGGTTCGACGCACGCACCGTGCTGTGGACGGCGGGCGTCGAGGCGCCGCCGATCGCCGCCGCGCTGGCCCGGGCAACCGGTGCCGAACAGGACCGGGCCGGACGCATCCTCGTCGGACCCGACCTCACCGTCCCCGGCCATCCGGAGATCCGCGTCACGGGCGACGTGATGAGCCTGAACCGGCTGCCGGG from Streptomyces sp. NBC_00878 harbors:
- a CDS encoding MFS transporter; the encoded protein is MAPEAGTAESSATARIVLLTLSAGQFLMALDSSVMNVSIATVAEDVGTTVTGIQGAITAYTLVMAMFMIPGGKVGALIGRKRAFTIGCVIYGCGSLTTALAPNLPVLLLGWSFLEGIGAALILPAIVALVAGNFATERRPAAYGLVAAAGAVAIAVGPLIGGVATTYFSWRWVFAGEVLLVLGILVLARRIADVPSDERPRIDLVGVVLSAAGLGIFVYGVLRSDEWGWFRPKPDAPSWLGVSLVVWLMLAGLLLIWLFLRWEARMVKRHREPLIDPAMLHNKQLSGGLTMFFFQYLVQMGVFFVVPLYLSVALGLSALKTGAHILPLSVTLLAAAILIPRFLPNVSPRRVVRLGILAMLAGAVALMAALDADAGAEIVTIPLLLIGLGMGALASQLGSVTVSAVPEAQSAEVGGVQNAATNLGASIGTALAGSIMIAALTSSFLTSVEQNPAVPAEVKSQATVELESGVPFLSDAQLKTALDEAGTSTEVTQAALDANAAARLDGLRAALAILAFTALLALFFTHRIPKTQPRSTEP
- a CDS encoding metalloregulator ArsR/SmtB family transcription factor → MSASKESSTATASELQAHRGGAAQFAAAANVFALLSDPTRLHLVWTLAKGEADVNTLTEASGAARPAVSQHLAKLRLSGLVEMRKVGRRSVYALRDGHVRRLVVEAISHADHMVTGAPPHD
- a CDS encoding FAD-binding oxidoreductase; the encoded protein is MSAVKPVPYWLDTAPAGPDRTAVEVGGRTDVAIVGAGLTGLSAAVHLARKGAQVTVLEQQTVGWGASGRNGGMCTTGLAIGFLTAVARYGIPTAKALYLAYNDAIDTVEKLVVEEGIDCDFARTGKLNLAAKPAHFERLARTHDALAELIGYETQLVPKKDLRSEIGSDYYHGAMADPQGAGLHVGKFVRGLGEAAAGLGVTIHEKAPVTKARRISGTVHELTTPAGTLRADKVLVATSGYTGSPFRWLRNRIVPVGSFIIVTEPLRQEVVDELMPTRRMASDSKNLLYYFRITPDNRLLFGGRARFAMSSPESDAKSGRILRKGMLSVFPQLDGVRIDYCWGGLVDLSLDQMVHAGEQDGLFYSVGYSGHGVQMATHMGRQMADVMDGRPAANIWRGLKFPRVPGHFGPPWFLPFAGAYYRTLDVIK
- a CDS encoding SDR family oxidoreductase, which produces MAAKVENRGTASAQLLRGQKALVTGANSGIGLATAVALGRAGADVVVNYVVGAHEAENVVKEIEGFGVRAYAHEADVSDEDQVTAMVARMVEEFGTIDIMVANAGLQRDAALTEMTLAQWQKVIDVNLTGQFLCAREAAKEFMRRGVVEEVSRSAGKIICMSSVHQIVPWAGHVNYASSKGGVGMLMQTLAQELAPQRIRVNAVAPGAIRTPINRDAWSTPEAEAELLKLIPYRRVGDPDDIANAVVAMASDLLDYVVGATLYVDGGMTLFPGFATGG
- a CDS encoding ABC transporter substrate-binding protein, with the translated sequence MTCELTALTLSLAACGMGGGNSTGGSGSTGARSIVIDEPFGPVANWALETDDAFVLSKLGCLETLAKYDTSGSLKPMLAESWTQSAPKTWDITLRQDVKFQDGTPLNASAVAGALKHGLGAKAPVSAFSPEAIAGVEAVGDSTVKITTVAPDALLPYRLAAPNTGILAPKAYTGSSIDPKGTCTGPFRITKVIPQQAVDLKRNTSYWGGSVKLASAEVRFIADGAKRATQVQTGEAQIARKIPVASVQDLKGGSGASVRTQELPRTTELVLNNKKAPFDRTEVRQAIQAAIDTKAITDAVYPGAARPAVGPFAPGEPYTPDGSDAVRADVAKAKSLLAKAGVDPASVKMQLIAYNEGPGFADLAAVIQQQLKAIGVRVTIKTADYASVEPDLLSGDFQATLLSRNHLGDMPDPLGYLTADYTCKGGYNLSHFCDPKIDALIRKAASTKDAKARYADYAQVAAALQARAVDVFLVHETESVAVASGVKGYAVHPYYSLTAGLSVGK
- a CDS encoding cation diffusion facilitator family transporter; the encoded protein is MAHMVKPHSHEAADKLDSAMESSAEGMRALWISLGVLGATALFQVVVVALSGSVALLGDTIHNAADALTALPLGVAFILGRRAANRRFTYGYGRAEDLAGIAIVLTIAASAALAAYQAIERLLNPQDISHLSVVAVAAVVGFIGNEWVARYRIRIGRKIGSAALVADGLHARTDGFTSLAVLIGAGGAALGWRLADPIVGLAITAAILLVLKDAAREVFRRLMDSVDPALIDTGEAAVNDVPGVHAVTELRMRWIGHQLRAEVTIEVDGDLNLHEAHEVAAEVEHALINAVPRLTAALVHTDPSAKTEPENPLSKLAHI
- a CDS encoding haloacid dehalogenase type II; protein product: MIDFQPKYITFDCYGTLTAFGMSALTRTLFADRVDADRMEDFLDDFEAYRIDEVLGAYQFYPDVIKSALRRACALWKVEYRDTDGEQIVAAVPTWGPHPDVPDALRTLAESYPLVILSNAADDQIGGNVEKLGAPFHAVYTAEQARAYKPRLQAFEYMLGRLGCGPDEILHVSSSLRYDLIPAHDLRILNKVYVNRGYEPSVPYYGYHEVKFLSELPALLGL
- a CDS encoding NAD(P)/FAD-dependent oxidoreductase, translating into MQDHITPRRVVILGGGFAGLFAARALRKSPVAVTVVDRRAHHLFQPLLYQCASGILSEGQIAQPLRGVLRRHHNVRCVLAEATDVDAGARLVHARRPEGGAVELPYDDLIVAVGMRQSYFGHDEFATYAPGMKTLNDALDIRRRIYRAFEMAETAADDGERQQWLTFALVGGGPTGVELAGQIREIAGHTLDREFQRIDSAKARVLLFEGSDAVLGAFGPPLAHRAARTLRHLGVELHLGTMVTDIDAHGLTVRDHDGRTTRFDARTVLWTAGVEAPPIAAALARATGAEQDRAGRILVGPDLTVPGHPEIRVTGDVMSLNRLPGLAEVAMQSGAYAGRSVRHAVEGRTKKPKPFTYVDLGSAAYIARGRAVVKAGPLHLSGFTGWLAWLFIHLAFLTGFRSRLGAVLSWSVAFATSSRRERAFTLPDTDAPAAGPPESKAPPPHS